From Herbiconiux flava, one genomic window encodes:
- a CDS encoding DUF349 domain-containing protein: MTDSDQHPWGRVDDDGSVYVREAEGERLVGQYPDGSKEEALRYFERKFTDLAGQVTLLEQRAKRGAPAADIAKTVKTLSASLASANAVGDLAALQKRVEALQSTVSEITEKQSAEDKALVDQAILDRTAIVIEIETLAGHDPAKAQWKNVTAQIDELFGRWQKHQQEGPRLPRAEAGELWKRFREARTTLETQRKAFFAELDQVHRDARTRKQALVEQAEALEARGSDGIPAYRDLLAQWKATGRAGKKYDDALWDRFKAAGDVLYSARSEVAARDESEFGENLTAKLALLEEAEPLLKETDRTKAREALISIQRRWDEIGKVPREQVKTVEDRLRRVETAVRKLDEEHWSRNNPEKKARSEGLASQLTGAIEKLQREIDDAKSAGDTKKAAELQEALDARKVWLDALG, encoded by the coding sequence GTGACCGATTCAGATCAGCACCCGTGGGGGCGAGTCGACGACGACGGCTCCGTCTACGTCCGTGAGGCCGAGGGCGAGCGTCTCGTCGGCCAGTATCCCGATGGCAGCAAAGAAGAGGCGCTTCGCTACTTCGAGCGAAAGTTCACCGACCTCGCCGGGCAGGTGACGCTGCTCGAGCAGCGCGCCAAGCGCGGCGCTCCGGCGGCCGACATCGCGAAGACCGTCAAGACGCTCTCGGCCTCGCTCGCCTCGGCCAACGCCGTCGGCGACCTCGCGGCCCTGCAGAAGCGCGTCGAGGCGCTGCAGTCGACGGTCTCCGAGATCACCGAGAAGCAGTCGGCCGAAGACAAGGCGCTGGTCGATCAGGCCATCCTCGACCGCACCGCGATCGTCATCGAGATCGAGACCCTCGCGGGCCACGACCCGGCCAAGGCGCAGTGGAAGAACGTGACCGCGCAGATCGACGAGCTCTTCGGCCGCTGGCAGAAGCACCAGCAGGAGGGCCCGCGGCTCCCCCGCGCCGAGGCCGGCGAGCTGTGGAAGCGCTTCCGTGAGGCCCGCACCACGCTCGAGACGCAGCGCAAGGCGTTCTTCGCCGAGCTCGACCAGGTGCACCGCGACGCGCGCACGCGCAAGCAGGCGCTCGTCGAGCAGGCCGAGGCGCTCGAGGCGCGCGGCTCCGACGGCATCCCCGCCTATCGCGACCTGCTCGCGCAGTGGAAGGCCACCGGGCGCGCCGGCAAGAAGTACGACGACGCGCTCTGGGACAGGTTCAAGGCCGCCGGTGACGTGCTGTACTCCGCCCGCAGCGAGGTCGCCGCCCGCGACGAGTCCGAGTTCGGCGAGAACCTCACCGCGAAGCTCGCTCTCCTCGAGGAGGCCGAGCCCCTGCTGAAGGAGACCGACCGCACCAAGGCGCGCGAGGCCCTGATCTCGATCCAGCGTCGCTGGGACGAGATCGGCAAGGTGCCGCGCGAGCAGGTCAAGACGGTCGAAGACCGCCTGCGCCGGGTCGAGACCGCCGTGCGCAAGCTCGACGAGGAGCACTGGAGCCGCAACAACCCCGAGAAGAAGGCCCGCAGCGAGGGTCTCGCCTCGCAGCTGACCGGCGCCATCGAGAAGCTGCAGCGCGAGATCGACGACGCGAAGTCGGCCGGCGACACGAAGAAGGCCGCCGAGCTGCAGGAGGCGCTCGACGCGCGCAAGGTCTGGCTCGACGCCCTGGGCTGA
- a CDS encoding replication-associated recombination protein A yields MALQQPGLHSGAVPLAVRMRPRSLDEVAGQRHLLRPGSPLVNLATDRTGAAGSVSVILWGPPGTGKTTLAQAIAHSSGRKFVELSAVTAGVKDVRQVMEDAFRNRDLYGLSTVLFLDEIHRFTKAQQDALLPGVENGWVILVAATTENPSFSVISPLLSRSLLLTLEQLTDDDLGVLIDRAVTDARGLAGTVELDPEARAAIIRMASGDARRALTALEASAGTALAAAEGAGAAGHDGDEGDDEDDDDREGDEHPLPVITPEVLEQSVDRALLRYDRNGDEHYDVISAFIKSVRGSDVDASLHYLARMFEAGEDPRFIARRVIILAAEDIGIADPQALPIAVAAAEAVQMIGMPEGRLPLAEAVVYLATAPKSNAAYMGINAAIADVKAGNFGRVPKHLRDAHYAGAKRLGHGKGYKYPHDSDVGVVKQQYLPDELTGKVYYDPTDHGHEREVSARLAKLRDITRGTQG; encoded by the coding sequence ATGGCTCTTCAGCAACCGGGACTCCACTCCGGGGCGGTCCCTCTTGCGGTGCGAATGCGCCCGAGAAGCCTCGACGAAGTGGCCGGTCAGCGCCACCTCCTCCGGCCGGGTTCCCCCCTCGTCAACCTCGCGACCGACCGCACCGGGGCCGCGGGTTCCGTGTCGGTCATCCTCTGGGGTCCTCCCGGCACCGGCAAGACCACGCTCGCGCAGGCGATCGCGCACTCCTCGGGCCGCAAGTTCGTCGAGCTCTCGGCCGTCACCGCCGGTGTGAAAGACGTCCGGCAGGTGATGGAGGACGCGTTCCGCAACCGCGATCTCTACGGCCTCTCGACCGTGCTCTTCCTCGACGAGATCCACCGCTTCACCAAGGCCCAGCAAGACGCGCTGCTGCCCGGTGTCGAGAACGGCTGGGTCATCCTGGTCGCCGCGACCACCGAGAACCCCTCCTTCTCCGTCATCTCCCCGCTGCTGTCGCGCTCGCTCCTGCTCACCCTCGAGCAGCTCACCGACGACGACCTCGGTGTGCTCATCGATCGTGCGGTGACGGATGCGCGGGGGCTCGCCGGCACGGTCGAGCTCGACCCCGAGGCGCGGGCCGCCATCATCCGCATGGCCTCGGGTGACGCCCGCCGTGCCCTCACCGCGCTCGAGGCGTCGGCCGGCACGGCGCTGGCGGCCGCGGAGGGGGCGGGAGCCGCGGGCCACGACGGAGACGAGGGCGACGACGAGGACGACGACGATCGCGAGGGCGACGAGCATCCGCTGCCCGTCATCACCCCCGAGGTGCTCGAGCAGTCGGTCGACCGGGCGCTGCTGCGCTACGACCGCAACGGCGACGAGCACTACGACGTGATCAGCGCGTTCATCAAGTCAGTGCGCGGCAGCGACGTCGACGCCTCGCTGCATTACCTGGCTCGCATGTTCGAGGCGGGGGAGGACCCGCGGTTCATCGCGCGTCGGGTGATCATCCTCGCCGCGGAGGACATCGGCATCGCCGACCCGCAAGCCCTGCCCATCGCGGTGGCCGCGGCCGAGGCCGTGCAGATGATCGGCATGCCCGAGGGGCGGCTGCCGCTCGCCGAGGCCGTGGTGTACCTCGCCACCGCGCCGAAGTCGAACGCGGCCTACATGGGCATCAACGCCGCGATCGCCGACGTCAAGGCCGGCAACTTCGGGCGGGTGCCCAAGCACCTGCGCGACGCGCACTACGCGGGCGCCAAGCGCCTCGGCCACGGCAAGGGCTACAAGTACCCGCACGACAGCGACGTGGGGGTCGTGAAGCAGCAGTACCTGCCCGACGAGCTGACCGGCAAGGTCTACTACGACCCCACCGATCACGGCCACGAGCGGGAGGTCTCGGCGCGGCTCGCGAAACTCCGCGACATCACGCGGGGAACGCAGGGCTGA
- a CDS encoding DUF948 domain-containing protein, whose amino-acid sequence MTGGDIAGLIAAGVFAVLVGLIAVPLLKLGGVFDQTRDSIKDVSDGITPILAESTVTVQEANKQLARVDVITRNVEEVTGNVTSLVALFAASVGGPLIRLAGFSAAVRAGLTSLRAAKEADDVVSDKKPSKKRSSTSGSKKKR is encoded by the coding sequence GTGACCGGTGGAGATATCGCAGGCCTGATCGCCGCCGGAGTGTTCGCCGTGCTGGTCGGCCTGATCGCCGTGCCCCTGCTGAAGCTCGGCGGCGTGTTCGATCAGACCCGCGACTCCATCAAAGACGTCAGCGACGGCATCACGCCGATCCTCGCCGAGTCGACGGTGACCGTGCAGGAGGCGAACAAGCAGCTCGCCCGGGTCGACGTCATCACCCGGAACGTCGAGGAGGTGACGGGCAACGTCACGTCGCTCGTCGCGCTGTTCGCGGCATCGGTGGGCGGGCCCCTGATCCGCCTCGCCGGCTTCAGCGCCGCGGTGCGCGCCGGCCTCACGAGCCTCCGGGCCGCGAAGGAGGCCGACGACGTCGTCTCCGACAAGAAGCCGTCGAAGAAGCGCTCGTCGACGTCCGGCTCCAAGAAGAAGCGCTAG
- the rpsD gene encoding 30S ribosomal protein S4, with product MATKSRTRSKTRLSRALGIPLTPKAAKYLEKRPYAPGEHGRTKRKQDSDYAVRLREKQRLRAQYGIREKQLTIAFEEARRAKGLTGENLVELLEMRLDALVLRAGFARTTAQARQMVVHRHILVDGQLVDRPSFRVKPGQMIHVKQRSEGTEPFQVAAAGGHIDLLPKTPAYLEVELDKLQARLVARPKRAQVPVTCEVQLVVEYYSGR from the coding sequence GTGGCTACCAAGTCGCGTACGCGCAGCAAGACCCGCCTCTCGCGGGCACTCGGCATCCCCCTCACCCCGAAGGCGGCCAAGTACCTCGAGAAGCGCCCCTACGCTCCCGGTGAGCACGGCCGCACCAAGCGCAAGCAGGACAGCGACTACGCCGTCCGTCTGCGCGAGAAGCAGCGTCTGCGCGCCCAGTACGGCATCCGCGAGAAGCAGCTGACCATCGCCTTCGAAGAGGCCCGCCGCGCGAAGGGCCTGACCGGTGAGAACCTGGTCGAGCTCCTCGAGATGCGCCTCGACGCCCTCGTGCTGCGTGCCGGCTTCGCCCGCACCACCGCGCAGGCCCGTCAGATGGTCGTGCACCGTCACATCCTCGTCGACGGCCAGCTCGTCGACCGCCCCTCCTTCCGCGTGAAGCCGGGCCAGATGATCCACGTCAAGCAGCGCTCCGAGGGCACCGAGCCCTTCCAGGTCGCCGCCGCCGGTGGTCACATCGACCTGCTCCCGAAGACCCCGGCCTACCTCGAGGTCGAGCTCGACAAGCTCCAGGCGCGCCTCGTCGCCCGCCCGAAGCGCGCGCAGGTCCCCGTGACCTGCGAGGTCCAGCTCGTGGTCGAGTACTACTCGGGCCGCTAG
- a CDS encoding peptidylprolyl isomerase — MAPSNQERAAREARTRLREYQARQQAHTERIRRRTRDNVIAAVVVVVLIAGVTAAQLFYFSGGPGAPAASSAPTATPAATDAPADGDDAAEGQNTGDVPPTSLAEGRDWTGTMTINDIPLGITLDGAAAPQAVSAFIAQAQSGFFTGTSCHRLTTSGIFVLQCGDPTGTGTGGPGYSYGPVENAPADDVYPAGTLAMARQGGNGYSMGSQFFIVYDDSTIPSDAAGGYTVLGQVTSGLDQLDSSVIAAGAVDGAPDGKPAAAAVITDVTVQ, encoded by the coding sequence GTGGCACCCAGCAATCAGGAGCGTGCTGCTCGTGAGGCCCGCACCCGTCTGCGCGAGTACCAGGCTCGGCAGCAGGCGCACACCGAGCGCATCCGCCGACGCACCCGCGACAACGTGATCGCGGCGGTCGTGGTCGTCGTTCTGATCGCCGGCGTCACGGCCGCGCAGCTGTTCTACTTCAGCGGCGGCCCAGGCGCGCCCGCCGCCTCCTCGGCCCCCACCGCGACACCGGCCGCGACCGATGCCCCCGCCGACGGCGACGACGCCGCGGAGGGCCAGAACACCGGCGACGTCCCGCCCACGAGCCTCGCCGAGGGCCGCGACTGGACCGGCACGATGACGATCAACGACATCCCGCTCGGCATCACGCTCGACGGGGCCGCGGCGCCCCAGGCGGTCTCGGCCTTCATCGCGCAGGCGCAGTCGGGCTTCTTCACCGGCACCTCCTGCCACCGCCTCACCACGAGCGGCATCTTCGTGCTGCAGTGCGGCGACCCGACCGGCACGGGCACCGGCGGCCCAGGCTACAGCTACGGCCCGGTCGAGAACGCCCCGGCCGACGACGTCTACCCCGCCGGCACGCTCGCCATGGCCCGTCAGGGCGGCAACGGCTACAGCATGGGCAGCCAGTTCTTCATCGTCTACGACGACTCGACGATCCCGTCCGACGCCGCGGGCGGCTACACCGTGCTCGGGCAGGTCACCTCGGGGCTCGACCAGCTCGACTCCTCGGTGATCGCGGCCGGTGCCGTCGACGGCGCGCCCGACGGCAAGCCGGCGGCGGCGGCCGTCATCACCGACGTCACCGTCCAGTAG